The DNA window tgatttcagaaatgtttataGGCCTTGGTATTTGTACAAGTATTGCAATGTATGCATTATCCTGCAAACCATGTTATTTGCCGAAATAATATCTGCCAAATTGTGTTGAAGGGTTTCAGAGATTTAATATAGGATAAATCTATTGAGATCTTACTGAAATTGTTGAGCCTTGGTGTTGCCTTTCGAAAGTATAAcgtattttatttaactttcagGTGGATTCGACGGCTTCTTCGCTTTGTATCCAGATCTGTGCGTCAACGCCCCGCCAGTGAATGGAAATCAAAGCGCCTTCCGGGACTCTGAATCGGGCATGTCAGGGAGAAATACTCCCCTCTATGATCAGGTGAGTTAAGACTTGGAAAATTGATGTAAAAATATGATAATAAATAAGaaagtgcaaataaaaatatctatATTTAAATCTTGCTCTATGCTATACCGaggtctatttaaaaaaataaaataaaattacaattaatttaCAATAGCATACCCTAAACGTGAAATGGGACATAGTGTGCGAATTATTCTGCACATGAGAAGAATACTTTAAACATCAAACAGCACACGCAGAAGTAATCGACGATGGATATTATTGACCAATTAAAACTCTCAAAGTGTTTTGATGATATGGGTATTTTCACTTGTGTCTTAACGTGTCATTGTTTTGATTATCAGGGCGGTCCGGTAGAAATCCTACCCTTCCTGTTTCTGGGCAGCGCTCATCACTCGTCCAGGCGGGAGACTCTCGCAAATTGCGGCATCACCGCTGTGCTCAACGTGTCTTCGTCCTGTCCCAACCTTTTTGAGGACGAGTTTAACTACAAGACCCTACGTGTGGAAGACAGCCTCGCGACAGACATCCGCGCACGATTCCCCGAGGCAATCGACTTTATTGGTAAGCTTACTCTGCCACTGTGTTCTTCAAAGCTCTTGGAACTTGTCATGATAGCATGATAAATGCTTGATCGCACCAgagcaaaacaaatataatcTATAACGATTCAGTAGTCGAGTCAAACGTGTCAGGGTCTGCATACTTTCTTGTCGAGGTAATTGGTAAATACAAGCTAACCCTTGCTTCCTTCTCTTCATACAGACTCAGTGAAGGGGTGCGGTGGGCGTGTACTGGTGCATTGCCAGGCTGGCATCTCGCGCTCTGCCACGATCTGCCTGGCATACCTGATCCACTCGCGCCGCGTGCGCCTGGACGAGGCCTTCGACTTTGTGAAGCAGCGACGCCGTGTCATTTCGCCAAATCTGGCCTTCATGGGCCAACTGCTGCAGTTTGAGACCGACGTGCTGTGTCACTGAAGCTGCGTTTCCAAACAATCCGCACGGAGTAGAACGAGTTTCACTAGTTCACACGAAACACAATAAGGGTCGAGAAACTTCCAAACCGAGAAATTGGAATATTTAGCCTGAAAAGCAAACGTGGAGACGCTGTACGCCACGATTGTGCATTGCAAACTCCAggaccattttatttttattcctggCTCAACGCTGCCACAGTTGACACTAACTATGTGAGCAAATTATGGAGCACCGTTTAGTACGTCATTTGTACGGCACGTTACCGGTGTGACCCAGATGAAAGCGTGAATGACTGTCTGAAACCATTTCTGATTAATTCACACTCCTTTATAAACCATTGCTATTTGCCTTTGGGATGGTTTCACAAACCAGTGTAGGTTATGATCAGTATCATGCAGAGCCATATCTTATGCAATGGCTTAGAACTGAAAGCTCCTCTTATGCCTCTTAGGTATTAGTTATATTTTGCACTAGTGATGGGAAAAAGGCCTATCccaattttttgtttgtttgtttgtagatttttttttactgttttaaacatataaatatatattgtttaatGACTGTGAATATGTTGAAATTGTATTCAGCACTGCACTTTtctattttgaaatgtaaaaagttaatTGATTTGTATTACTTTCATACAGATTaaattatttctaatttatGGAAACACGTATGtctatttgttttcagtttctacTTTGATAATAATCTCTCTGGAAAAGATTCTTTAATTCTTTTAAGGATTAAACAATCAACCAAAAGACCAATTCTCAAACATTTTTCTTACTTTGATTAAGGGAGTACTTTCCCAGTTTTTGATAACGTACAAGGGTAaactaatgaaaaaatgtaattagatttatgtttgcattacattacactaagAAGGGAAAAGAATGCtcgttttttaatttaatgtttttttttttggatggtaTATCATATGAccttcatttcaaaattaaaacatttgctTCTTCTGTCGTATCACTGGTGACAGGTATACTTTCCAGTTAAATTTGATTTTCTCTTTTACGACCGTAACAATTTTAAGACTGGGAAAATCTCAAAGGCTACAACCAGATAAGAATCTAATAACATTTAATGGACAGTTTAACAAACAAGCTTTTAATTAATGGGCTTTATTGAGCAGTTAATTACATACTGAACTGAATTTTTCATTCACAGTTAATTATCTGTTACATGGCCTCTATAGAAGGTAATACATTATTGGAAGTGTGTTTAGCAAAGAAAGCTACAGCTAGAGGCAGTGCTTCTCTGTAGGTTGCTGATTTTGGGCCTGGAAGAATCCGCCATTAACAGctaattaattgcatttaagaCAACTCTCCACGTTTAACATCACTCTACATGTTTGAACATCACTCATCACTGTGAAGTGCTTTGAGTCCCCAGCTGGTGAggaaagtgctatacaaatgtAAAGAATTAAGTTATTGTGTGTCTTAaggttttaaatatttcaaacaatgaTTTGATCCATTTTTGATATGCAGTGAATTCCCAGGATCAGAACTGAGGGACACTGGGCTGATGGTTACTTTTATACACTacaatatacactatatgaccaaatgtatcCAACCGCCCCGTAGAGtaagggctgtttttcatgatttgggctaggccccttagttctagtgaagactaatcttaatgctacaacatacaatcacattgtagatgattctgtgcttccccaataGTTTGGGGAAgcctctttcctgtttcagcatgacaatgcccccgggaacacagcaaggtccatataaaaatggttttgttgagaatggtgtggaagaatttgatttaacagagccctgacctcaatcccatccaacacctttgggattaattggaaagccaactgcaaacCGGGcataatcgcccaatcagtgcccagcctcacaaatgctcttctggttgaatggaagtaaatccctgcagcaatgttccaatttctagtataaagccttcttATAAGAGTGcaagttgttatagcagcaaagagtggacTAACTTcttattaatgcccataatttttgatgagatgttggatgttcTACATTTGTCAGGGAAGCCCTACTCTTATAGTCATATAGTGCTACCTTATCCCAAATTGCAGTCCATCTACAATTTTACAGGAAACACTGCAGATTCACTGTTGTCTTTATCATCTGGATGTGCCAATAGTTGACAAAACTCATTCATATCACATTGgtataaatatttcagatttgGGCACAATCTGTTCTAATATGATACTCATGAGCAGAGATGACTGTTATAAGTCAACATAGCTTGGCCTCAAGgtcttattttattactgtcaTTAAAGGGCACAGAACAGATTATGCATATTTTCATGTCTGAATAATATGCTTGTGCACAAAGAATGTACTTTGTCCTCCTCACTTACAATATGAACCAGCACATCACCATGATTTAATGTAGATGATAGCTATCTTCCCACTTGTCTGTATTTATGAAGTGTTTAACATCTGAAAGTGTGGGTTAACTACCTGTATTTTCCACAGGGTTGCCATGCATCTTGAAGGTACAGAGCCTCCCAGAGAGATTACAATAATTTCAGAACAGAATCTAATGCAGGTCATTTGTGCCAGAGATTTATGACATCAagtattgtgtgtatatatataagagCATGATCAAAAGGAAACACAGGCACAATTTCACTTTGATATACATCTAGTATATCCTCGTCCAGATCACAGAGCCACTGTCATTACTATGGGTGGCGTATACTTTAAATTGGTCCTGTCCATCAGCTAAATGTGACTCgacaggaaaaaaatctttcttcattcatttttttttttgaaaactacATAAGTAAAACGGATGCTACTTTCATTGTATttaatatctctctctccatgattaagacaaacatttaaaagtaaCCAACCAAACAAGCAAGTTGCCCTTTTGAACCCTGCAAGTAATGGATTAACGTTGCAAAGTGggctcaaaaaaataaatgaatcattaaaggatactttttccccaaaatgcAGGGCAAGTATATTTTACAGAACAATGCTGATACAAACCTTTAACCATAAGTGAATATGACTATATGATATTAAATCTgacttcaaatatatttttatttgatttgatcatCAGGCATTTCAGATGTggttttattcaaatgtttttctttacatGTATCTCAAATGTCCACAAGATGGCAGCGTTTGAATATTATTAATCTGAGGTAGTTGACATTCGTTTGATAGTTGAGGGCTCTTCGGATTGAGCAAGGCCATGTTCATTGTACCTCCTACCACCTCCCATTCTAACACATTTACTTTCCCTTAAACTCAGGGCCTCCCAACCCCTCACCCGTTATGTGACCTCACTGCTCACTCTTTTTTGTGTCAAACCAACGTTGACCGTGCTCGATTGGGGCCCTACTGATAGATATGCCGTCTGCAGGATGAGAAATTCCCAGTACTGAGTTACTGCGGTGATTAAATGTCCTGTGGCACGGGGAATCGGGGCTTTCCCCTCGTCCTGGCTGaattcccacaatgcctctTCCATCTAATCACGCCAAAGCTAATAGGCTAAATGCATCCCTCCCCCTTTACCTCATCTGATGTGATCATCCTGGCACTAATCGCTGCCATACAAGCCCCCTGTGGGTGATGAAAACGGTGGCTGGTACGATGTATGATTCTCAGAGAAGACGAAAGGCACTAGGCTGCATTAGTGCAGACCATTTAGACTCGCCTGAAATACACGAAGGTGGCGGTAAGAGACACAAAGTAGCGAATCCCCTGACGCTCACAGTTTATGACCAGGACTGTTAACCCTAGTTGGACATCGGTATCATTATGCCATTTCTCTGTCTGCCGTTTTGATTTATCGAGGTGTGCTCAGCAAAAACTTTCGCCGCAAATCAAACGCCTTCAGGGACGCTGTTGTCGAGCAGCCGCGTGCCAAGATGGGCTGTGGAGAAACGCCGGTAATGAGAGGAGCAGCCGCGTCATGAAAAGCTGAGCCCTTTCGGCTCCCGGCTTTTAACGTCCTGCCATTTGTTATCATCTCGCCCACTGGCAAGAGACACTTGGGTGTGTCAGCAAGACCTCGCCATTCCGCTGTGAGGTGTGTTAGCGCACTCTGAGGGACGCTAGTTTTCTTGGAGGTAGTGTTTTCGTAAACACGGCAGCAGCAGCGTCCACACGCAGGCACGTGCATATACAGCCCGAAGGAGTAGTTGGGGGTATTGTGTTTCTTGTTAGATACTTCACTTGAGAGATCCTGACAAGTGTCAGTGAATGATTAATTGCTATGTTTTGAATCCACCGAACCCCCAGTGAGGATAGTCTTTATGAAGACAGACGGTGTTATTAATATAGAGGATTAATCTCCTCTCTGTCACGTTCAAAAGAGCACCAGTATATATAGAGTTCCTTATCAGTATTTATTACCTTTGGGTTCCTACAAGTCCCCCTGGGGTGGATTGTACAGAAGCACTTGCTATCCATTAACAAACAGCCAGCGTGTGCACCTGTTCTGTTGTTCTCCCTCTTCTTATCTGTAGAGgagatttaaattatttttttttttcttctacataTCATGTGTCTCACTCTTACCCCTTATTTGTTCTTTTCCTTGGCGGTTTTAAGTGGCTTTTTACATTGTAGTCCCTGGAGGGTTGCTGCCAAGGTTGCAGAAGAGaggtgtttctttgtgtttgtaaaagTAATTTTGAGTATACTCAAGAGTGAATGTGAGATGTGGCTATCTCATGGACTGTGAATAGATTAGGAAATAATTAGAATTAGTCTATAGTGTCAGTAATGGTTGCCACTGCAAGTCTTTATTACTTACAGTGAATAATTtgtctggaaaataaaaatgacccaTGGACAATGATCGCCACTGATTTGAAATAATGCATAGCAATACATCATATTTGTTCATCAAGGTTGACATAGCATTGGTAATGACACCTGCAAAAATGCCAATGATTGAAATtggcacaagattttttttaagaccCCGATTTAGCTTTGTACCACAAAAGTATCACATTAGAATGAAATCTGCAttgcatgaaaacaaaattccaaTTGAACAAACCATTTTGGTTACAAAACAAAGAAGAGAGGAGATATCGAACTGAGATTAAATTGTTTACAGAGAGATCCATAGTCTGGGGACCCCACAGGATTATGAGACTGGCGCAGCTAGTCAGGCTCATCTGTAACGCTGGCTGCACGCTAAAGAGGGGAGCGATCGGAACTAAAGATTGCGGGCAGGAACAGATGGATGAAGCAGTCTTTGCCAGTGAACACTGATCTCAGGTGGTGTGAGAGAagaaagaaggaggagaagacaAACCGAATTTGCGGGAGCAGTGCGATCATGTGGTAAGTCTCAGggttggggtgtgtgtatgtgtgtgtgtgtgtgtggggtggggggggcggggtaggggGTGGTGTTATCAGGTTTAGTGGTGGCAAAACAGGGCAAAAAGTAATGGacagggaaataaaaacacaaatgaatcaCTTATAATGTATGTCAACcgcaaaggaaaacaaagacgAAACATGTAACTTGTGTTGCCTATGACACCCATATTTAATTGTTAATGCAAGAGCATGTGTTGTGCACCATTGGTACATGACATACCTAACATATACCACAGTGTTCTCAGGGGCATTGATGTGTTCATATAAGGTGTTCAGACTGCTGTATACTCCGTCAGTACCTGGAATCACCAGATAAGCCATGCACACAGTAGGCAGCTACACACAGTTCTGCATGTGCTGTAGTTATAGTTACTATACTTATGGAGCACTTGTGTGCTCACCTTTGTGTCTTGTACTGTAAAGAAATAATGTGCTTGTAATTTATCAAAAGCTGTTTGGAAAGCTATACCACGGGAGCTGTTCTAAGGGTTTGATTGAAGAAACTTACTTGGTTTATTTaccataaaaaacataaatgagtatgtttttttcacatattgcaataaataatttagaatAAATGTAGAATGTTGACTGACTTTTAAACTGTACAAATAGAAtaatataaatttttattttgaacccacccccgccaaaaaaaaaaaaaataataataaaaataacagtaataattcTATAGCTACTGTTTAAACAAAGGTTATAAATGACCTttcataatataatttaatactGGTGGCTTGATTTACTGTTAAGAACATGTAGGAAATTGTTAGTAAAGCAGATATTTTTAGGGAACACTTAGTTCACAATAGaatgaaattcacattttaaatcctGCATTTAATCCTGAAATCTAGATGTACTGTACCTGCATCAGGTGAGAGAAGAGATAGGGGTATGtagaagaatacattttttctctttctttctctctctctctctctcttgctctctctttcacagacatgcacgcatgtgtccacacacacacacacacacagtcaagtCTTAATgtgataaaaatgcaaatgcaggaCAATCTACAGAAGCTAGTGGAATAGTGTTGACATTGTGACATTGCTTTATTCACACCCACTGAAGAACAAAGtgtccattttaattttatatgaaaGTGATTGGGCGTAAGAAACTCACAGGTTTTCGTGACTTGAGAAAAACTGCTGAAAATAACCAGCGGGTTCACggaataatttgaataattcataattatgtTATGATGCTATCACATTTCTTGTCTGTTACATATGAATAAATTCTTTGCAATTCAGCAAGTTggttaaacaagaccaggtcaaaacctagtatatggctggacctctccggccgacccgtggtgtaacttcatcactcagtcacgcGGTCACTCAGTCatagacattcgcgtttgtagggctggctccgctgttgcggtccaggcaaaaaaaaggcaGATTGTGTCTTTATATTTGTCATAATGATTTATACAACATCTGGTATGGTGCATATGGTGTtattttaccaaaaataaaactgtccaCAAGGTGGCAGGATTTTTGTGCAGCGATGCGTTCTCTACCGCTTTTCTGAGAAGatgactgtgcagtgtgtgtgcattgtacaGCATCTGTGTTAAAAGAATTagaaatttagaaaaatgtgtCACATGATTACTTGTGAATTAGCATAATTTTAATTTGGCGGCAGTGGTTCTCAAGACTTGCAGGATactgaaaatactgaaattacATAAACACTGTTTATAGAAACCTTATGTGCTGTAAATGAAAGTTTATACAGCTGCGCCTGCAGTAAAAGTGTTGCGGCCTTTTAGCAATTTTGGATGAGCATCATAAACAGTGCTAGGCGAGAACTGTTTATCTAGATGGATATTTGCATGTAGTTTGCATGTCTACGCACCTGCCTTGGCCAAACATACACAGGAAGTGGTGCTCCTGATCTTCAACCATTTGCCTGCTCAGGTCCTATCTGAGAGATGGCATAGAAGATAGACAGAACTGCAGCATGGCAGAATACCTGTAAATCCAAAAGGAAAGGTTTGAAGCCCACAGGCACCGCTTCCAGCACATGTTTGACTAAGGGAGGTGTGCAGACAAGCAAACTACACGCAAATATCCATCTAGATAAATGCTTCACACGATTGTCTTCAAAGCCgaatgacctttttttaaatggaagttaTCAATGGGCCATTGTATGACGTCCACATGGTGTGGCCTTTAACATAAGTCAGCCTGAACCTCACACCATCCCATACTTTCTCTTCTCGTCTCTATTCACTTCCCCCTTCTCTTTTCCCcgttctcctctctcttttctcttgtCTTCTCacttcttctcttctctcttttctcttcttttttcttctctccgattttttaaattattattaatgattattattttaaacttatttatttgttttctttttcttcagccACTATTAGTAAAAAGTTTCACTTAACAAATGCCATGTTGAGATTTTCCCGCATTGTGACACTCATTGCTGGCAAGTGTCCATGTAAACATGATAAATGATGAAGTGGATTCACTTTGTTCATCATGGttgaattcaataaaaaataattttgaaagagTATTGTAAGTTTATTCATGTGTGGGGTAGCACTGCGTATGGACAACATAGTCATTGCAGAATACCAGCCTCATTTCGGGTGTAACTCAACAATACAACAAACGGTTTCTGAGCGCATAACGTACAAACACCGGGATTCACCCAGGTACCCAATATGAATCTAGCCGCGAATTTATGCACTATTGTACCGTAATATCGGGTAAAAAAGCCAGGGGTGTGGCCCTGTGCATATGCAGCCTCTGTGGGGCCCCCTTAAAACTGTACACCAAAGCTTGGGGCCCTGGATAGTCAGTTCCACTGTTTCCCCCCACTGTGACACCCCTGAGCGAAGCTATGCAGAAATGGTGATGTGCTTCTTTTATTTGGACCATTTCGGATAATGACTACTTCTTACTATGCATCCTCTCGGGACACCTCTTCTGAGCTCAGAGGGAGCTGGAAACAGTTGGCCTACATAAAAGCCATAATCCAAGCCCAcatgattttagaacattttctTCATGAAGCCTGATTTACGTGTGCATCTGTGGCAGGCCTATATCATGAATCGTGTAGTCCTCTGATTCTGCTTTTTTCCGTTACGCACTTACGCTACATGTATGCCAATTGTTCGCGCTACAACCGACACATCATTACAGTCCCCGAGCTATTATTAAAACAGGCTTGAACATTTTGAACTTGAGCTTAGTTTTTACTGACGTGCCATCATTCTCTTCACCCGTCACCTTGACTAACACATAAACTCTTAGTGGCGCGTGAGTAACGGATAACGCCAAACCTTTGCCTTCcattataaataatgcattctcCCTGCGTGCTGTTTATGCCAACCTACGTTTAATTACTGTGGGGTAGATGTACATTTATTTGAGTGAGCACTGggcactttaaaatgttttcccctCAGGTAGGCTGCTATGAAGACAAATATAATTGATTGGTTAAACCGTAAAGGGTAAATGGCGAATTAAACGAAAGTAAATGACAAAGTATTCGCTGATCGTAATAGGCTACTGATTTTGACATCTTTTAGGTTATTGAccttcttaaaaaatatttgtgaacatACTGGTGTGCATATGGACATTAACTAGCCTATTTATTTAGGCTACAATCTAGGCTACTAGGGCGTGTTCATGACAGTTgattaatgtagcctacatatttatatttgtttggcAGGCACTCATGTTGGATACAAACAGAATGTTGAAACACTTAATTTTATGAGTAGTTAGTCGGCCTACTTGTTTGTGAGCTGTGAGGAGTAAAATAATTCGCATCACAGTATCTGGTGAGACTAACGTGTGTCAGTTAATTAATCAGCTCATCGTGTTATCTGTAAATTAAACCTGATTGGGTATACcgtaaagtaaataaatcacatgCTTCGCCGAATCAATACTGTCGGCTATACGACCTTCCCTGCAAGCGTTTGCATTTCATGTGATTCGGAGATGTGTCGTACAGACTGGCGTAGAGAGAGTAGGAGGAGAGGCAGTTCGTTCTGTGACGCCCGTCCTGACATCACTCCAGCTGTTGAAGCGAGGAGGGGAAACGCGCAGATATTTAGCTGGGCTAGGTCCCGAACGCAGTAACTGTGCGAGCGACTGGTCCGAATGAGCGGGGAAGCGCGCAAGAGCCACTGAAAAACACTGAGTGCAATGATCCACTGGGCGAACTGGGGAAACGGTAAATCGAGCTGGAGTACGCGTCGGAGATAACGGTACTTGGAGATACCCAAACAGTTTGATTAAGCAGCAGTTAACAAAAATCTCAGTCTTTTTTAAGCTTCCAAGACAACCGGTAAATACTCTGGAAAATGACATCGCATTATAACGGAAAAGCAGAATTATCGCATTTTTTAATCAGGAGCGGACTGGTTAttcaaatttgatttttttttttttttttttttcaaaacagccGAAGACCCTTTTCTTCAATCAATGACACGTTTATTATTTTCCAAGATAACCGTTTAATTATTAAGCTTTAAGAAATGGAAAAGTTATTTCTTATCTAGCGGCTCTGGCAGATGAAGTGAGGGATTAAGACTGGCACTTTGCTTCGATTTAAAAGGGCGGACGAATCCTTCGAGGAATGCTATTCAGAACTAGCTAGGAACTATACTGTCAGCGAATATTTTCCCATCCATTATAATCCTTTACTCAGCCTCGATAAACGcaatttttttgcaatgtaaacAGAATTTAATGAACTCCTTGCCCCTGTCTGCCCTCGTTGGAGAGTCGCGGTGCGTCCTCCGGAGAGTTGCGGTGCTTGAGAACGGAGAAATAGATGCGAACTGGGAATGTGAAATCTGAGCTTGGTTTAGTCGGGAACGTGAACtataatacaaaatgtatgCTTTGTAATAGAATATAACTTTCAGCCTTGCTGAAAATACATCTTAATAATGTCAAGATGTTGTTACTTAGGTAGCCTATATACACTGATTTTGattaacagttaaaaaaatgtaaattatttaatgtgctgCATATCTAGCAAAGAATCAACTATTTTATTAGCAGAATATCACCGGAACAACAAATATTTGCTCTTAATTAAGTAGAGGCAGGGAGTTAATCAACCGCAATTTATCCTAACTGCTTGTCAATATTACAGCATGTTTTGAAAAGACTTAAAACAGcacgaaaaaaaaagataacggACTCGACTGCGACGATGTCAGTTCCGATACACTGGAAATTGACCAAATTCCAAGAAGAAAGTAGCGAGAAGAGTGCTATTTATAATCTTGtcagtgagagggtgagtgaccGCCGGCGTGTCTTCacttagtttttctttttctttttttttcttctttttgcatttttattattttgccgACAGCAAGCATCTCAACGGATgcgattttatttttgaaatacatttgatCTATTCGTGCGCGTTTTCGGTTCGAGCGCTCCGCATCCGAACATAAATCAGCTCTGTAATTGCCTCCTGCAGGGTTTCATTATGTCCGTGGCTGTCGAAAGTGCTTGCCTGGCAGGTTCTGGGCTCGGCGGCAGGAACAGCAGCACCGGTGGGGGAACGAGTGGCGCATCTCCCACGTGCAACCAGAGCGTGAAGCCCTACTCCCCCGAGGCCACCGTTGCCTTTGCCACTGCCATCACCTTGATGGTGCTCTTCACCATCGTGGGGAATATCCTGGTCATCATCGCTGTACTGACTAGCCGCTCGCTCAGGGGCCCGCAGAACCTCTTCCTGGTCTCCCTGGCGGCCGCGGACATCTTGGTGGCCACCCTCATCATCCCCTTCTCGCTGGCCAACGAGCTGATGGGCTACTGGTACTTCCGCTCCGTGTGGTGCGAGATCTACCTGGCGCTGGATGTGCTGTTCTGCACCTCTTCCATCGTGCACCTGTGCGCCATCAGCCTGGACCGCTACCTGTCCATATCGCGGGCCGTGACCTACGGCGCCCAGCGCACGGCCAAGCGGATCAAGACCGCCATCCTCGTGGTCTGGCTGATCTCAGCCGTCATCTCCTTCCCACCGCTGCTGTCCATGAACAAGAGCCagagcggcgggggcggggcgggactgCCGCAGTGCCAGCTCAACGACGAGCGTTGGTACATCCTGTACTCCACCATCGGCTCCTTCTTCGCCCCCTGCCTCATCATGATCCTGGTCTACATACGAATTTACCAGATCGCCAAGCAACGCAGTCGCTGCCCGCCGGGGGAGCCCAGGAAAGACGGCGGGGCCGCCAGCCCCCTCCCGCGGAAGGGCCACGGTGAGACCCAGCGGAACGGGGGCGCGGACAGCACCCCGGCCGTCCCGAAGAGAAGCGGCGCCCCGAGGCCCCCCACCCTTGCCGTGCCCCCGTCTCCGTGCGCCCAGCAGGCGAAGCGGTCCGCCAACCTgctgcagcccccctccccttcgcCCGCCCCTACCCCCACTACTCCGTCCTCgccgccctccccctctctgacgCCATCCCCCTCCTCCGCTCATCACCCCAAGGTGACCCCCAAAACCAAGGAGAGCAAGAAAACGAGGCGGTTCGGAAAGAGGACGGACAACAACAACGAGGACAGCACCAGCTCCGGGTCGGACGTGGAGATGGGGGGGCCGGGCGGCCACAGGGCCTCCAGCACCGCCGGGTCTCCGGGTTTCCCGGCCTCGCCGACCTCGGTGCAGAAGTACAGGGACATGATCATCACCA is part of the Anguilla anguilla isolate fAngAng1 chromosome 10, fAngAng1.pri, whole genome shotgun sequence genome and encodes:
- the dusp2 gene encoding dual specificity protein phosphatase 2 encodes the protein MGMSDLFEIAGGELAQILRTLPEHFAAGGSLVLDCRPFLAYSRSHICGSRNVNWNSMIRRRSKTSVVSLEWLVPDKTLLGRLRSGEFSPVIVLDEDSRSVADLKSESLASMLLTALHAEVEPGTTQICFLQGGFDGFFALYPDLCVNAPPVNGNQSAFRDSESGMSGRNTPLYDQGGPVEILPFLFLGSAHHSSRRETLANCGITAVLNVSSSCPNLFEDEFNYKTLRVEDSLATDIRARFPEAIDFIDSVKGCGGRVLVHCQAGISRSATICLAYLIHSRRVRLDEAFDFVKQRRRVISPNLAFMGQLLQFETDVLCH
- the adra2b gene encoding alpha-2B adrenergic receptor, giving the protein MSVPIHWKLTKFQEESSEKSAIYNLVSERGFIMSVAVESACLAGSGLGGRNSSTGGGTSGASPTCNQSVKPYSPEATVAFATAITLMVLFTIVGNILVIIAVLTSRSLRGPQNLFLVSLAAADILVATLIIPFSLANELMGYWYFRSVWCEIYLALDVLFCTSSIVHLCAISLDRYLSISRAVTYGAQRTAKRIKTAILVVWLISAVISFPPLLSMNKSQSGGGGAGLPQCQLNDERWYILYSTIGSFFAPCLIMILVYIRIYQIAKQRSRCPPGEPRKDGGAASPLPRKGHGETQRNGGADSTPAVPKRSGAPRPPTLAVPPSPCAQQAKRSANLLQPPSPSPAPTPTTPSSPPSPSLTPSPSSAHHPKVTPKTKESKKTRRFGKRTDNNNEDSTSSGSDVEMGGPGGHRASSTAGSPGFPASPTSVQKYRDMIITTKGASLAGRKAKPEGTPNTARRKAMVNREKRLTFVLAVVIGVFVVCWFPFFFSYSLQAICPVACALPDPLFKFFFWIGYCNSCLNPVIYTIFNKDFRRAFKKILCKNTKGTFF